A DNA window from Hydractinia symbiolongicarpus strain clone_291-10 chromosome 6, HSymV2.1, whole genome shotgun sequence contains the following coding sequences:
- the LOC130647135 gene encoding uncharacterized protein LOC130647135: MSSRREYQIPREKYFIKLLYNEKKVCVARVFINTKKILKLKVFFHNCIFYTYFGGKNGVLCGVVAKLWVSFSFILTEFFFHVEIFIHEMDYYIFDIFSQGESGESSSSLHRYPSYSEFHEALDSYEVKTKTHYTVLSETKDFNKDQCLQEVLEASSSPQICWQLTHKEDSLPIHFNGIPYIWLGTKKYQCHQGKDRGISIKKKYKQDREEKLRGDHPECVRTRKLAQHTKKLDCPVVFSVKKLLLFPGYKIEKDSKWNRTVASKKLKGALVKYHMKDDQLTIESRLQYITTFPTETHSNHNMGEAAGLIEPLDQRVANYMKQLIRGGCRKTRELKLAAAEFVKNTIFSGRSNPEKSRRRFTPSRKKIKNLITSVKIETRYSKIDQENVESLKNEWSDWADIYFSAR; encoded by the exons ATGTCGTCTCGCCGTGAATATCAGATTCCGCGGGAAAAGTACTtcataaaattattatataatgaGAAGAAGGTGTGCGTTGCACGTGTTTTCATAAACacgaagaaaatattaaaattgaaagttttttttcacaactgtaTTTTTTATACGTATTTTGGTGGTAAAAACGGAGTACTTTGTGGTGTTGTTGCTAAATTATGGGTgagtttttcatttattttgactgaatttttttttcatgtagaAATATTTATCCACGAAATGGATTACtacatttttgatattttttctcaaGGTGAATCCGGTGAATCTAGTAGTTCGTTACATCGTTATCCCTCGTATAGTGAATTTCACGAGGCTTTGGATTCATACGAAGTGAAGACGAAAACTCATTACACAGTTTTGTCAGAAACCAAAGATTTCAACAAAGATC AATGTTTACAAGAGGTTTTAGAAGCCTCTTCATCACCTCAAATTTGTTGGCAATTAACACATAAAGAAGACAGTCTTCCCATTCATTTTAATGGCATACCATATATATGGCTCGGTACAAAGAAATACCAATGCCACCAAGGGAAAGACAGAGGTATctctataaaaaagaaatacaaacaaGATCGAGAAGAAAAACTTCGTGGTGACCACCCCGAATGTGTTAGAACGAGAAAACTGGCACAACACACCAAGAAGTTGGATTGTCCTGTTGTATTCAGCGTGAAGAAACTCCTACTGTTTCCTGGGTATAAAATCGAAAAAGATTCTAAATGGAACAGAACTGTTgcttcaaaaaaattgaaaggcgCATTGGTGAAGTATCACATGAAAGATGATCAATTAACAATAGAGAGTCGATTGCAGTATATAACGACATTTCCAACTG agACGCATAGCAACCATAATATGGGAGAGGCTGCTGGATTAATCGAACCATTGGACCAACGAGTTGCTAATTATATGAAACAATTAATTAGAGGTGGTTGTCGAAAAACAAGAGAGCTGAAGTTGGCAGCAGCTGAGTTTGtgaaaaacactattttttcTGGTAGATCAAATCCAGAAAAAAGTAGGCGCAGATTCACGCCAAGtagaaagaaaatcaaaaatttgattACTTCAGTCAAAATCGAAACACGATATTCAAAGATTGACCAGGAGAATGTTGAGTCTTTGAAAAACGAATGGTCAGACTGGGCGGATATCTATTTCAGTGCACGGTGA
- the LOC130647134 gene encoding dynactin subunit 4-like, with translation MNLFSNPIALSIIGSDSHVLYACECKEFKPITKLYFCRHCTKLRCGNCVTHEVDSFYCPNCLENMPSAEAKLKKNRCGNCFDCPSCHHTLSVRATAVPAVQTNPLDGKTPPLKKVHYLNCGFCRWTTRDVKLPDQLTPSGGWPAVEPAFSKKMSALLDYYKHMAHQDKMEKERQKLSKRRTNMYLMDRYGYALSLGKRRAGSIGSPLSILSRTSSSPGSQKEVQAPCLSPRLEEIEPIPDRFYTEEVVLEEVLTLEQRLHQPSIQGEATKTLYPQHKHLMVRRSQRCKECEHNLCKPEFNPSSIKFKIQLGGIHYCPSIQIFKKPNLSKDMESVLILSISNPLDTIMNVSFENLSAEEQELHEKNCEIELPKVILSIAAKDATVEFDGIGSATTDNFNDDPSVVHSRASNKVCFFTKITPKHEQGEVAAFFKMTYEYKMTTAPLVRKLDDADKSVKLEEHLVSLTVLVRVMVGEINQTLC, from the exons ATGAATTTATTTTCCAATCCAATCGCATTGTCCATCATTGGTTCTGATAGTCATGTGCTTTATGCGTGTGAGTGCAAAGAATTTAAACCAATCACAAAGTTGTATTTCTGTCGACATTGCACCAAACTGAGATGTGGCAACTGTGTTACTCATGAG GTTGACTCATTTTATTGCCCAAACTGTTTGGAAAACATGCCTTCTGCGGAAGCAAAGTTAAAGAAAAATAG ATGTGGCAACTGCTTTGACTGTCCGAGTTGTCATCATACATTGTCCGTTCGTGCAACTGCTGTTCCTGCCGTACAGACAAATCCACTTGATGGCAAAACTCCTCCACTTAAAAAAGTGCATTACTTGAATTGTGGATTCTGTAGATGGACAACTCGAGATGTGAAGTTGCCTGATCAACTGACAC ctAGTGGCGGTTGGCCAGCTGTTGAGCctgcattttcaaaaaaaatgtctgCACTGTTAGATTATTACAAACATATGGCACATCAAGACAAGATGGAGAAAGAGAGACAAAAATTATCCAAAAGAAGGACAAACATGTACTTAATG GACCGGTATGGCTATGCTTTAAGTCTTGGTAAAAGAAGAGCTGGGAGTATTGGATCGCCATTATCAATTCTATCCAGAACTAG CTCTTCTCCTGGTAGTCAGAAAGAAGTGCAGGCGCCATGTTTGTCACCCCGATTAGAAGAAATAGAACCCATCCCAGATAGGTTCTATACTGAAGAGGTTGTCTTAGAAGAAG TTTTGACGTTGGAGCAAAGACTTCACCAGCCCAGTATACAAGGAGAAGCAACAAAAACATTATATCCACAACATAAGCATCTAATGGTGAGACGATCGCAAAGATGTAAG GAATGCGAACATAATCTTTGCAAACCAGAATTTAATCCATCTTCCATTAAGTTTAAAATCCAATTGGGTGGCAT ACACTACTGTCCCAGCATTCAAATCTTCAAGAAACCTAACTTGTCGAAGGATATG gagAGCGTTCTGATTTTATCTATTTCCAATCCTTTGGATACCATTATGaatgtgagttttgaaaatcTCTCCGCTGAAGAGCAAGAGTTGCATGAAAAGAACTGCGAG ATTGAACTGCCCAAGGTTATTCTTTCTATCGCAGCAAAAGATGCAACGGTTGAGTTTGATGGTATTGGTAGTGCAACCACGGATAATTTTAATGATGATCCAAG tgtTGTTCATTCTCGTGCAAGCAACAAAGTTTGTTTCTTCACAAAAATTACACCAAAACATGAACAAGGAGAAGTTGCG GCATTTTTCAAGATGACTTACGAGTACAAAATGACAACGGCACCGCTTGTAAGAAAGCTTGACGACGCCGACAAGTCGGTAAAACTAGAAGAACACTTAGTATCATTGACCGTCTTGGTGCGAGTAATGGTTGGCGAAATTAACCAGACATTGTGCTAA